A genomic window from Maylandia zebra isolate NMK-2024a linkage group LG20, Mzebra_GT3a, whole genome shotgun sequence includes:
- the LOC112431581 gene encoding uncharacterized protein LOC112431581, with protein MTAEENVVINTLKNKSRLFGFSALLVIIALAALVSLFDRICYCSRRQVYDSMILEEGEVVLKEILRKAAKDELIKMISEKINGNENRNGGENLYEERSRNGEGNGNRHRNGGENGNGGQDENEGGGQENGNGVRNVGGNENEEGNRNENVGGNGNENAAGNGNGGANGNRKEGGNENEGGKGNGGGNGNRNENQEANENGCVNENEGGRQGNGNGVGNVGGNENEEGNRNENVGGNRNENIHDNGNRGGNGNENGNRNINGNGSGNGNEGGNRNTGGNGNEDKWIECFVVAAQMVKKSSIPKLSKEQRKEINSSTDPQ; from the exons ATGACAGCTGAAGAAAATGTGGTCATCAATAccctgaaaaacaaatcaaga ctttttggcTTCTCTGCGCTCTTGGTTATCATTGCTCTGGCAGCCCTGGTGTCACTATTTGACCGGATATGCTATTGCAGCAGAAGACAAGTCTATGACAGTATGATCCTGGAAGAAGGGGAAGTTGTACTGAAAGAGATTTTGAGAAAAGCAGCGAAAGATGAGTTAATTAAAATGATCTctgagaaaataaatggaaatgaGAATAGGAATGGAGGTGAAAATTTGTATGaagaaagaagcagaaatgggGAAGGAAATGGAAACAGACATAGGAATGGGGGAGAGAATGGGAATGGGGGACAAGATGAAAATGAAGGGGGTGGACAAGAAAATGGGAATGGAGTAAGAAACGTAGGTGGAAATGAAAACGAAGAAGGAAATAGGAATGAAAATGTAGGTggaaatggaaatgaaaatgcAGCTGGAAATGGCAATGGAGGTGCAAATGGAAATAGAAAAGAAGGTGGAAATGAGAATGAAGGAGGAAAGGGAAATGGGGGAGGAAATGGGAATAGAAATGAAAATCAAGAAGCAAATGAAAATGGATGTGTAAATGAGAATGAAGGAGGTAGACAAGGAAATGGAAATGGAGTAGGAAATGTAGGTGGAAATGAGAATGAAGAAGGGAATAGAAATGAAAATGTAGGTGGAAATAGAAATGAGAATATACATGATAATGGCAACAGAGGAggaaatggaaatgaaaatggGAATCGAAATATAAATGGAAATGGAAGTGGGAATGGGAATGAAGGAGGAAATAGGAATACGGGTGGAAATGGAAATGAGGATAAATGGATagaatgttttgttgttgctgcacaAATGGTTAAAAAGTCAAGCATACCAAAACTTTCcaaagaacaaagaaaggaaataaatagtAGTACGGATCCACAGTGA